A stretch of Stenotrophomonas indicatrix DNA encodes these proteins:
- the dinG gene encoding ATP-dependent DNA helicase DinG translates to MTETVAAPRKLDDTLKDAIRKAYTTLQANTPGFSTRRSQSQMIGVVSRALSTSGGVGVVEAPTGVGKSLGYLTAGVPIALASKKKLVISTGTVALQSQLVERDIPNFLKATGLEATVALAKGRTRYLCTRNAAEAHGEGAQNGMFEDEQPLFDRPLAPIEMDIAKRLTVAFTSGSWDGDIDNAPETISPGLRSRITTPASGCAGRRCAYSAQCAVLRSRNTVRDAQIVVTNHALLLSALSIGDSDNGQPMIAAPSDMLLVLDEGHHVGNVAIDQGAASLALDEMAKRTGRLQILIAGAYRAVDKDRLGNLLPNEAIDAASNVAKGLRAFRDHVEAVWMPAPADEEPMWRAANGRLPEAWREPIEALADDTRSLYNWAHAATAQVAKGKPDDPARERLQRNLGMALEMIEQQYNLWQVWRREDKEGAPPMARWVTATRDGDLVLHGSPVSAAHVLRKLLWDEVDSVVMTSATLTGGGDFQALAIDNGIPETAEMVSLSSPFDLPNQAELIVPPFPVTPDDREGHPREVARYIGKELDWTKGSMVLFTSRWKMEKVAGLMPAAKRKQVLVQGEMSKTRMIDEHLRRVAAGEGSVLFGLNSFGEGLDLPGEACTTVVITQVPFAVPTDPQTATLSEWVEARGLNAFNLIAIPHALRTLTQFAGRLIRTSTDTGRVIILDSRLLTRRYGKRIIDALPPFKRTIG, encoded by the coding sequence GTGACCGAAACCGTCGCCGCTCCACGCAAGCTCGATGACACCTTGAAGGACGCGATCCGCAAGGCGTACACGACGCTGCAGGCCAATACCCCCGGCTTCTCCACCCGCCGCTCGCAGAGCCAGATGATCGGCGTGGTGTCGCGTGCGCTGTCCACCAGCGGTGGCGTGGGCGTGGTCGAGGCGCCGACCGGCGTTGGCAAGAGCCTGGGCTACCTGACCGCCGGGGTGCCGATTGCCCTGGCCAGCAAGAAGAAGCTGGTGATCAGCACCGGTACCGTGGCGCTGCAGTCGCAGCTGGTCGAGCGCGATATTCCGAACTTCCTCAAGGCCACCGGCCTGGAGGCGACCGTTGCCCTGGCCAAGGGCCGCACCCGCTACCTGTGCACGCGCAACGCCGCCGAGGCGCACGGCGAGGGCGCGCAGAACGGCATGTTCGAGGACGAGCAGCCGCTGTTCGACCGCCCGCTGGCGCCGATCGAGATGGACATCGCCAAGCGCCTCACCGTGGCCTTCACCAGCGGCAGCTGGGACGGCGACATCGACAACGCACCGGAAACCATCAGTCCTGGCCTGCGCAGCCGCATCACCACCCCGGCCTCAGGCTGCGCGGGGCGACGCTGCGCGTACTCGGCGCAGTGCGCGGTGCTGCGCTCGCGCAACACCGTGCGCGATGCGCAGATCGTGGTCACCAACCACGCGTTGCTGCTGTCGGCGCTGTCCATTGGTGACAGCGACAACGGCCAGCCGATGATCGCCGCGCCGTCGGACATGCTGCTGGTGCTCGACGAAGGCCACCATGTTGGCAATGTGGCCATTGATCAGGGCGCGGCCAGCCTGGCATTGGATGAAATGGCCAAGCGCACCGGCCGCCTGCAGATCCTGATCGCCGGTGCCTACCGCGCGGTCGACAAGGATCGCCTCGGCAACCTGCTGCCGAACGAAGCCATCGACGCGGCCAGCAACGTGGCCAAGGGCCTGCGTGCGTTCCGCGACCACGTCGAGGCGGTATGGATGCCGGCGCCGGCCGACGAGGAGCCGATGTGGCGCGCGGCCAACGGACGCCTGCCCGAGGCCTGGCGCGAGCCGATCGAGGCGCTGGCCGACGATACCCGCAGCCTCTACAACTGGGCGCACGCGGCCACCGCGCAGGTCGCCAAGGGCAAGCCGGACGATCCGGCGCGCGAGCGCCTGCAGCGCAACCTCGGCATGGCCCTGGAGATGATCGAGCAGCAGTACAACCTGTGGCAGGTCTGGCGCCGCGAAGACAAGGAAGGCGCGCCCCCGATGGCGCGCTGGGTGACCGCCACCCGCGATGGCGACCTGGTGCTGCATGGCTCGCCGGTGTCGGCCGCGCACGTGCTGCGCAAGCTGTTGTGGGATGAAGTGGATTCGGTGGTGATGACCTCGGCGACGCTGACCGGTGGCGGCGACTTCCAGGCGCTGGCGATCGACAACGGCATCCCCGAAACCGCCGAGATGGTCTCGCTGTCCTCGCCGTTCGACCTGCCCAACCAGGCCGAGCTGATCGTGCCGCCGTTTCCGGTCACGCCCGATGACCGCGAAGGCCATCCGCGCGAAGTGGCACGGTACATCGGCAAGGAACTGGACTGGACGAAGGGCTCGATGGTGCTGTTCACCTCGCGCTGGAAGATGGAGAAGGTGGCGGGCCTGATGCCGGCCGCCAAGCGCAAGCAGGTGCTGGTGCAGGGCGAGATGTCGAAGACGCGCATGATCGACGAACACCTGCGCCGTGTCGCCGCCGGCGAGGGTTCGGTGCTGTTCGGGCTGAACTCGTTCGGCGAAGGCCTGGATCTTCCCGGTGAGGCCTGCACCACGGTGGTGATCACCCAGGTGCCGTTCGCGGTGCCGACCGATCCGCAGACCGCCACCCTGAGCGAATGGGTGGAAGCGCGTGGGCTCAATGCGTTCAACCTGATCGCGATCCCGCATGCGCTGCGCACGCTGACCCAGTTCGCCGGCCGCCTGATCCGCACCTCCACCGACACCGGGCGGGTGATCATCCTCGACTCGCGCCTGCTGACCCGCCGTTACGGCAAGCGCATCATCGACGCGCTGCCGCCGTTCAAGCGCACCATCGGCTGA
- the aroE gene encoding shikimate dehydrogenase, protein MTDRYAVFGHPVAHSKSPQIHAAFGRQEGISLDYRSIDLAPDAFLAGLEAFASEGGVGANVTSPHKEAAFSVCTTLTARARRAGSVNTLLRKGDRWHGDTTDGIGLVRDLTDRHSLDLRGRRVLLLGAGGSARSVAPALLDAGITELVVVNRTPERADELIDAMGEPGRALSRYWDDLRDLGDFELILNATSAGRDRDAEFKLPLSLVNSMTTAVDLNYGEAAIAFLAWARAAQCRNTVDGLGMLVEQAAESFLQWHAVRPQTDEVYQQLRAGAGAFAGQD, encoded by the coding sequence ATGACCGATCGTTACGCCGTCTTCGGACACCCCGTCGCCCACTCGAAGTCGCCGCAGATCCATGCGGCGTTCGGTCGCCAGGAAGGCATCTCCCTCGACTACCGCAGCATCGATCTCGCCCCGGACGCATTCCTGGCCGGGCTGGAGGCGTTCGCCTCCGAAGGCGGTGTCGGTGCCAACGTCACCTCACCGCACAAGGAAGCGGCGTTCTCGGTGTGCACTACGCTGACCGCACGCGCGCGCCGCGCCGGCTCGGTCAATACCCTGCTGCGCAAGGGCGACCGCTGGCACGGTGACACCACCGATGGCATCGGCCTGGTGCGTGACCTCACCGACCGCCACAGCCTGGACCTGCGCGGCCGCCGCGTGCTGCTGCTGGGTGCCGGTGGTTCGGCGCGCAGCGTCGCTCCGGCGCTGCTGGATGCCGGCATCACCGAACTGGTGGTGGTCAACCGCACGCCGGAACGTGCCGATGAACTGATCGATGCCATGGGCGAGCCGGGCCGCGCGCTCAGCCGCTACTGGGACGATCTGCGCGACCTCGGTGATTTCGAACTGATCCTCAACGCCACCTCGGCCGGCCGCGATCGCGACGCCGAGTTCAAGCTGCCGCTGTCGCTGGTCAATTCGATGACCACGGCCGTCGACCTGAACTACGGCGAGGCCGCCATCGCCTTCCTGGCCTGGGCGCGCGCCGCGCAGTGCCGCAACACGGTCGATGGCCTGGGCATGCTGGTCGAGCAGGCGGCGGAGAGCTTCCTGCAGTGGCATGCCGTACGCCCGCAGACCGACGAGGTCTACCAGCAGCTGCGCGCCGGTGCCGGCGCCTTCGCCGGGCAGGACTGA
- a CDS encoding PD40 domain-containing protein yields MMRIAPTLLVLAASLLSAPVAMALNEYGIEGMGVVSTRADEGRATISADGQRIVFARRGEAGWGLWQASVVDGRWQQAQALPLAVSGEVRDPYFSRDGRWLLFAAGREGRSGLYRAAIAADGSMRAPQALAGDGGRHEERGPALSADGRQLLFARQQGRGAGWDLFVASLDAQGVRGPTTALQALNSPADETDGDWLGSAGAVAFSRGSGDTAQVWTSGCAWTGAALQPIGLSFNQASGWTGAPVVDNAKPGEMMVASSAAKSPRAGGVDVYRLAVPKVAAVPGCMQ; encoded by the coding sequence ATGATGCGTATCGCCCCGACCCTGCTGGTGCTCGCCGCCAGTCTACTCTCTGCCCCGGTGGCGATGGCGTTGAACGAGTACGGCATCGAAGGCATGGGCGTGGTCTCCACCCGTGCCGATGAAGGCCGGGCCACGATCAGCGCCGATGGCCAGCGCATCGTCTTCGCCCGCCGTGGCGAGGCCGGCTGGGGGCTGTGGCAGGCGAGCGTGGTCGACGGCCGCTGGCAGCAGGCGCAGGCGTTGCCGCTGGCGGTGTCCGGCGAGGTGCGCGATCCGTATTTCAGCCGCGATGGCCGCTGGCTGCTGTTCGCCGCAGGCCGCGAGGGCCGGTCGGGGCTGTACCGGGCGGCGATCGCCGCCGATGGCAGCATGAGGGCGCCGCAAGCGCTGGCAGGCGATGGTGGCCGCCATGAAGAGCGCGGGCCGGCATTGAGCGCGGACGGGCGACAGCTGCTGTTTGCCCGCCAGCAGGGCCGTGGTGCCGGCTGGGACCTGTTCGTGGCCTCGTTGGACGCGCAGGGCGTGCGAGGCCCGACGACGGCATTGCAGGCATTGAACAGCCCCGCCGATGAAACCGATGGCGACTGGCTGGGCAGCGCTGGCGCGGTGGCCTTCAGCCGGGGCAGCGGTGACACCGCGCAGGTCTGGACCAGCGGTTGTGCATGGACGGGCGCTGCGCTGCAGCCGATCGGACTGTCGTTCAACCAGGCCAGCGGCTGGACCGGCGCGCCGGTGGTCGACAACGCCAAGCCGGGCGAAATGATGGTGGCCAGCAGCGCGGCGAAGTCGCCCCGCGCCGGTGGCGTGGATGTATACCGGCTGGCCGTGCCGAAGGTGGCGGCAGTGCCCGGGTGCATGCAGTAG
- a CDS encoding gas vesicle protein GvpG translates to MGPEMGWMQWLIWGTGTLVFGAIIVGVFVAAWRAARRPPEQLSAAARVAREQAVPESVQAELAALNRRKDNGQLSEAEYEQQRAKVLSR, encoded by the coding sequence ATGGGACCTGAAATGGGTTGGATGCAATGGTTGATCTGGGGCACCGGTACGCTGGTGTTCGGGGCCATCATCGTCGGCGTGTTCGTTGCTGCCTGGCGCGCCGCGCGGCGCCCGCCCGAGCAGCTCTCCGCTGCGGCCCGGGTTGCCCGCGAGCAGGCCGTGCCGGAAAGCGTGCAGGCCGAACTGGCCGCCCTGAACCGGCGCAAGGACAACGGCCAGCTCAGCGAAGCGGAGTACGAACAGCAGCGCGCGAAGGTGCTGTCGCGCTGA
- the hemB gene encoding porphobilinogen synthase — translation MPHPHYRPRRMRHDEFSRRLMRENTLTTDDLIYPVFVHEPAGRVAVPSMPGVERLSIEELLKVAEEALELGIPVIDLFPVLDASQKSLDASAAWAEDGLAQRAIRALKSRFPELGVMTDVALDPYTTHGQDGIIDDKGYVLNDITVEALVKQSLSHAEAGADIISPSDMMDGRIGAIRRALDADHHLNVRIMAYSAKYASAFYGPFRDAVGSAASLGKADKKTYQMDPANGDEAMREIALDLEEGADMVMVKPGMPYLDLVRRVKETFGVPTFAYQVSGEYAMMKAAFANGWLDERACVLESLLGFKRAGADGVLTYFAPQVARWLRER, via the coding sequence ATGCCTCATCCCCATTACCGCCCGCGGCGCATGCGCCATGACGAATTCTCGCGCCGCCTGATGCGCGAGAACACGCTGACCACCGACGACCTGATCTATCCGGTGTTCGTGCACGAACCGGCCGGTCGCGTTGCTGTGCCGTCGATGCCGGGCGTGGAGCGGCTGTCGATCGAAGAGCTGCTGAAGGTGGCCGAGGAAGCGCTGGAACTGGGCATCCCGGTGATCGACCTGTTCCCGGTGCTGGATGCCTCGCAGAAGTCGCTGGACGCCTCGGCGGCGTGGGCCGAGGACGGCCTGGCGCAGCGTGCGATCCGCGCGCTGAAGTCGCGCTTCCCGGAGCTGGGGGTGATGACCGACGTGGCTCTGGATCCGTACACCACGCACGGCCAGGACGGCATCATCGATGACAAGGGCTACGTGCTCAACGACATCACCGTCGAAGCGCTGGTCAAGCAGTCGCTGTCGCATGCCGAGGCAGGCGCGGACATCATTTCGCCGTCGGACATGATGGATGGCCGCATCGGTGCGATCCGTCGTGCGCTGGACGCCGACCACCACCTCAACGTGCGCATCATGGCCTACTCGGCCAAGTACGCGTCGGCGTTCTACGGTCCGTTCCGCGATGCGGTGGGCAGCGCGGCCAGCCTCGGCAAGGCCGACAAGAAGACCTACCAGATGGACCCGGCCAATGGTGACGAGGCGATGCGCGAGATCGCCCTGGACCTGGAGGAGGGCGCGGACATGGTGATGGTCAAGCCGGGCATGCCGTACCTGGACCTGGTGCGGCGGGTGAAGGAAACCTTCGGGGTTCCGACCTTTGCTTACCAGGTCAGTGGCGAGTACGCGATGATGAAGGCGGCGTTCGCCAACGGCTGGCTGGACGAGCGCGCCTGCGTGCTGGAATCGCTGCTGGGCTTCAAGCGTGCCGGCGCCGATGGCGTGCTGACCTATTTCGCGCCGCAGGTGGCGCGTTGGCTGCGCGAGCGCTGA